GAGGTCGGGGGTGGCATCCATGCGGGCACCATTGCGGGCGCCCGAGGCCGACCGCAAGGGCGAGGGGTGACGCGGGCTCACGCGTGACTGCGAAAAACGGGGCCGCGCACGAAAAAAGGCCAGAAAAAAAGGGAGAGCGTTGCCGCTCTCCCCGAAGAGAGTGAATCGCACCACGCCACGCGGATGGCCGCGCGGATTGCATGCGGGACGCCGCCAGGACCATGACGACGCGGGCCTTCCGGCCCTCACTCCTGTTTCACGCGAGCGGGCATAGGGCGCGCCTGCCGCCCCAGCCAGCCCGAAATCGCTGTCGCCCACGACGATCGCGCAGGTGTGGGCCAAACGCAACATTTATGACTTGGTAACCCTAATAAAACCTTACGCTCTCGCCGCCCCGCTGTTCGGCATACGGTCTGCTGCACCGAATCAGCTGAGCCGGCCGCCGTCCCGCTTCGGAACGACGGAAGGCCGCCCCTGGACCGCCCGACCCCAAGACCGTGCTAGACCGAGACGCCATGAAGCACCCGACCAGCCGCATGCTCCACGCCTACTGGAACGGCCTGCGCGGCGCCCGCGCCGCCCCGGAGCGGGGCGAGATCGAGCCCGGGGAGATCCGCCACGTGCTGGCCGACAGCCTGATCCTGGAGATCGACGCGGCCCGCCAGGCCGCCACGGTGAGGCTCGCCGGCACCCGGCTCTGCGCCCTGTTCGGGGCCGAGCTGCGGGGCTTCTCCTTCGCGGGCCTGTGGGGCGAGGCGCCGGCCGCCGACCCGTGGCGGCTCGTCGAGGTGGTGATCCAGGAGACCACCGGCGTCGTGGTCGGCCTCGTCGGGGTGACGGAAGCCGGCGAGACGATCGACCTCGAATTGCTGCTCCTACCCCTGCGCCACCGGGGCAAGACCCAGACCCGGGTGATCGGCTCGCTCTCGCCGGCGGTGATCCCGACCTGGCTGGGCCTGCGCCCGATCGTGGCCCTGCGCACCGTGTCGCTGCGGATCCTCACCCCCGAGGCGAACGCCGCCCCCGCCCCGCTGGCAGCGCCCCCGCCCGCCGCCAACGACGAGCCCGGGCCG
This sequence is a window from Methylobacterium sp. SyP6R. Protein-coding genes within it:
- a CDS encoding PAS domain-containing protein encodes the protein MKHPTSRMLHAYWNGLRGARAAPERGEIEPGEIRHVLADSLILEIDAARQAATVRLAGTRLCALFGAELRGFSFAGLWGEAPAADPWRLVEVVIQETTGVVVGLVGVTEAGETIDLELLLLPLRHRGKTQTRVIGSLSPAVIPTWLGLRPIVALRTVSLRILTPEANAAPAPLAAPPPAANDEPGPERRKRFVVHRGGRL